Proteins encoded in a region of the Mercenaria mercenaria strain notata chromosome 1, MADL_Memer_1, whole genome shotgun sequence genome:
- the LOC123532377 gene encoding uncharacterized protein LOC123532377: MDTHKEKDGMSDFAKSSLAETDKSDRDFTTKTWREDFCFIVEDKRLYVAKVILALVSPVFERMFQSEFKEKGEAEMTLPGKKFEDIQEFLRCIYPGVMKDVTINNAHKIVALAEEYQVVALKSKCEACLLNGIDNKTSAVSVCKLLNLACLYSLEDLFHKCTAMAAEMPPATLDEAAGETPIPLKAKNVILQKLISKMEKKNTETNLTVDKLKAELQRVMTLNNYHRAYTPEEERLSFDDYEGWSGTSLFLQIDTKMTVNSFTAEVCRTQIKLEFKFQSRGYFILTLATSKCSYINLRGSVVIANGMKGKRDFCKTMHFNMSERPFIFEIIRNDILLDDIEGYTHHGKIDVEVHVLGK; encoded by the coding sequence ATGGATACGCACAAGGAAAAAGATGGAATGTCTGATTTTGCTAAATCTAGTTTAGCGGAGACGGACAAGTCCGACCGCGATTTTACGACTAAAACATGGAGAGAAGATTTTTGTTTCATTGTGGAGGACAAAAGACTTTATGTCGCAAAAGTCATTCTAGCTCTTGTATCGCCGGTTTTTGAAAGGATGTTCCAGTCAGAGTTCAAAGAAAAGGGAGAAGCCGAAATGACATTACCTGGAAAGAAATTCGAAGATATTCAAGAATTCCTGCGATGCATTTATCCAGGTGTAATGAAAGATGTCACCATTAACAATGCCCATAAAATCGTTGCGTTAGCGGAAGAATATCAAGTGGTTGCTTTAAAATCAAAATGTGAGGCATGCTTACTGAACGGAATTGATAATAAAACCTCAGCCGTTAGTGTGTGCAAATTACTTAACCTGGCTTGTCTTTATTCGCTTGAAGATCTATTTCACAAATGCACCGCTATGGCAGCAGAAATGCCTCCAGCTACTCTTGACGAAGCTGCAGGTGAAACTCCAATTCCATTAAAAGCGAAAAATGTCATCCTACAAAAATTAATCAGCAAAATGGAGAAGAAGAACACGGAAACAAACCTGACAGTTGACAAGCTGAAAGCGGAGTTGCAAAGAGTGATGACGTTGAATAACTACCACCGCGCTTACACCCCGGAGGAGGAACGGTTGAGTTTTGATGATTATGAAGGCTGGAGTGGGACAAGCCTTTTCCTACAAATAGATACTAAAATGACGGTAAATTCATTTACGGCAGAAGTATGCAGAACACAAATAAAGTTAGAGTTTAAATTCCAAAGCCGCGGATATTTTATTCTCACACTCGCCACCTCTAAATGTTCCTACATCAATCTCAGGGGAAGCGTTGTAATAGCCAATGGGATGAAAGGGAAAAGGGACTTTTGCAAAACAATGCATTTTAACATGTCTGAACGGCCGTTCATTTTTGAAATCATTAGAAATGATATTTTACTAGATGATATAGAAGGATACACCCACCACGGCAAAATAGATGTTGAAGTTCATGTTTTAGGGAAGTGA